The Christiangramia flava JLT2011 genome has a segment encoding these proteins:
- a CDS encoding 3-hydroxyacyl-CoA dehydrogenase/enoyl-CoA hydratase family protein: MKRRINKVAVIGSGIMGSGIACHFANIGVEVLLLDIVPRELNEKEKQKGLSLEDKVVRNRIVNDSSQSALKSKPSPIYHQKFASRIHTGNLEDDIQKVSEVDWIIEVVIERLDIKKQVFDNLEKHRKQGTLITSNTSGIPIHFMTEGRSDDFKKHFCGTHFFNPPRYLRLFEIIPGPDTSEEVLDFLHMYGEKFLGKKPVLAKDTPAFIGNRIGIFSIMSLFHQVKEMGMTIEEVDKLTGPVIGRQKSATFRTVDVVGLDTLVHVANGLYENVPEDEAHDLFALPNFINTMMENKWLGSKTGQGFYKKIKKDDGSSEIKSLDLDSMEYRDQKRASFTTLEMTKTIDNVADRFEVLINGKDKAGDFYRKNFSALFAYVSNRIPEITDELYKIDDAMRAGFGWEHGPFQIWDAIGVKKGIEMMKEEGYEPNSWVTEMLEKGSDSFYTVQEGNTYYYDIDQKKQVKVPGQDAFIILDNIRESKEVFKNSGVVVEDLGDGILNVEFRSKMNSIGGDVLDGINKAIDIAEKEYQGLVVANNGKNFSVGANIGMIFMMAVEQEYDELNMAIKYFQDTMMRMRYSAIPTVAAPHAMTLGGGCELSLHADRVVAAAETYIGLVEFGVGVIPGGGGTKEMTVRASDTYQKDDVELNRLREHFLTIGMAKVSTSAYEAYDLNILQKGKDIVVVNPDRQLAIAKKQALLMAENGYTRPIERTDIKVLGKQALGAFLVGTDQMRAGKYISEHDQKIANKLAYVMAGGDLSANQEVSERYLLDLEREAFLSLTGERKTLERLQHMLKKGKPLRN, translated from the coding sequence ATGAAACGACGAATTAACAAAGTTGCAGTGATTGGTTCCGGGATTATGGGTAGTGGTATTGCCTGCCATTTCGCCAATATTGGCGTAGAGGTATTACTGCTGGACATTGTTCCGCGAGAACTGAATGAAAAAGAGAAACAGAAAGGCCTGAGCCTGGAGGATAAGGTGGTTCGCAACAGGATCGTAAATGATTCTTCGCAAAGTGCCTTAAAGTCCAAACCTTCACCGATCTATCACCAGAAATTTGCCAGCAGGATCCATACCGGAAACCTGGAAGATGATATTCAGAAGGTTTCTGAGGTAGACTGGATCATCGAGGTCGTTATTGAGAGACTTGATATTAAAAAACAGGTTTTTGACAATCTTGAAAAACACAGAAAGCAAGGTACTTTGATCACTTCAAATACTTCTGGAATTCCTATTCATTTTATGACAGAAGGAAGAAGTGATGACTTCAAAAAACATTTCTGCGGTACGCACTTTTTCAATCCCCCGAGATATTTAAGATTATTTGAAATTATTCCTGGACCAGATACTTCTGAAGAAGTCCTGGATTTTCTTCATATGTATGGAGAGAAATTCCTGGGAAAGAAGCCTGTTCTGGCAAAGGATACTCCTGCATTTATCGGTAACCGAATCGGTATTTTCAGCATTATGAGCCTTTTCCACCAGGTCAAGGAAATGGGAATGACGATTGAAGAAGTTGACAAACTTACCGGTCCAGTGATCGGGCGTCAGAAGTCCGCTACCTTCAGAACCGTTGACGTGGTTGGTTTAGACACACTGGTGCACGTTGCTAACGGTCTTTACGAAAACGTTCCCGAAGATGAAGCACATGACCTGTTCGCTCTGCCAAATTTCATCAATACCATGATGGAAAATAAATGGCTTGGTAGTAAAACCGGTCAGGGTTTCTATAAAAAGATTAAAAAGGATGATGGTTCCAGCGAGATCAAAAGCCTGGACCTTGATTCTATGGAATACCGCGATCAGAAAAGAGCTTCTTTCACGACTCTTGAAATGACCAAAACCATTGATAATGTTGCTGATCGTTTTGAGGTTCTGATCAATGGAAAGGATAAAGCCGGAGATTTCTATAGAAAGAATTTCTCGGCATTATTCGCTTATGTTTCCAATCGAATTCCTGAAATCACCGATGAACTTTACAAGATCGATGATGCCATGCGTGCCGGTTTTGGCTGGGAACATGGTCCATTCCAAATATGGGATGCGATTGGCGTGAAGAAAGGAATTGAAATGATGAAGGAAGAAGGTTACGAGCCGAATTCCTGGGTGACCGAAATGTTGGAAAAAGGCAGCGATAGCTTTTATACCGTGCAGGAAGGAAATACCTATTATTACGATATCGACCAGAAAAAACAGGTAAAAGTTCCTGGTCAGGATGCGTTTATCATCCTGGATAATATTCGCGAATCAAAAGAAGTATTTAAAAATAGCGGTGTTGTAGTAGAAGATCTTGGCGACGGAATTTTGAACGTAGAATTCCGCAGCAAGATGAATTCTATTGGTGGTGATGTGCTGGATGGGATCAATAAAGCCATCGATATAGCTGAAAAAGAGTATCAGGGATTGGTTGTTGCCAATAATGGAAAGAACTTCTCTGTAGGCGCGAATATCGGGATGATCTTTATGATGGCCGTAGAGCAGGAATATGACGAGCTCAACATGGCTATTAAATATTTCCAGGATACGATGATGCGTATGAGATATTCGGCAATTCCTACTGTTGCCGCTCCACATGCAATGACGCTTGGTGGTGGTTGCGAATTATCGCTTCATGCTGACAGAGTTGTTGCAGCTGCTGAAACGTATATTGGTTTAGTGGAATTTGGGGTCGGGGTTATTCCTGGCGGTGGTGGAACCAAAGAAATGACGGTTCGTGCTTCAGACACTTATCAGAAAGATGATGTGGAATTGAACAGATTGAGAGAACATTTCCTAACGATCGGTATGGCGAAGGTTTCAACTTCAGCTTATGAAGCATATGATCTCAACATACTTCAGAAAGGAAAAGATATTGTGGTGGTCAATCCAGATCGCCAATTAGCGATCGCCAAGAAACAGGCATTGTTAATGGCTGAGAATGGTTATACCAGGCCTATTGAAAGAACCGATATCAAAGTTCTTGGTAAGCAGGCATTAGGAGCATTCCTTGTGGGAACTGACCAGATGAGAGCCGGAAAGTATATTTCAGAACATGATCAGAAGATCGCAAACAAACTGGCATATGTTATGGCCGGAGGTGACCTTTCTGCCAACCAGGAAGTTAGTGAACGATATTTGCTGGATCTTGAAAGAGAAGCCTTCCTATCACTTACCGGGGAAAGAAAGACGCTGGAAAGACTCCAGCACATGCTGAAGAAGGGGAAACCGCTTCGTAATTAA
- the purL gene encoding phosphoribosylformylglycinamidine synthase, translated as MILFFGNQLTKVYAVETHSELSAQEISKLNWLFGNTQQINKSALADFFVGPRAAMITPWSTNAVEITQNMGIHGIIRIEEFMRVDEHFHDFDPMLSQKYKKLDQDIFDIHINPDPIKEIDNIAEYNLQEGLALNDEEVKYLESLSEKLGRKLTDSEVFGFSQVNSEHCRHKIFNGTFVIDGKEKPQSLFKMIRKTSEAHPNEIVSAYRDNVAFIKGPKLEQFAPKSADIPDYYQNTEFDSVISLKAETHNFPTTVEPFNGAATGSGGEIRDRLAGGKGSLPLAGTAVYMTSYSRLQKDRKWENGMKERNWLYQTPMNILIKASNGASDFGNKFGQPLISGSVLTFEHEEHDRKLGYDKVIMLAGGIGYGKADQAKKDTPQKNDKIVILGGENYRIGMGGAAVSSADTGEFSSGIELNAIQRSNPEMQKRAANAIRGMVEAETNPIVSIHDHGAGGHLNCLSELVEETGGKIDLDALPVGDPTLSAKEIIGNESQERMGLVIGEAEIAKLKRIADRERSPMYMVGNVTGDHRFVFEGSESGKKPMDLDLSDMFGSSPKTIMNDQSIDRKYQPLSYSPEKIQEYLEQVLQLEAVACKDWLTNKVDRCVSGRVAKQQTAGPLQLPLNNVGVMALDYKGKNGVATSIGHSPVSALVDPVAGSRNSIGEALSNIIFAPLEKGIKSVSLSANWMWPCNNEGEDARLYDAVEAVSEFAIDLGINVPTGKDSLSMKQRYKDGEVLSPGTVIISATGHCDDITKVIEPVFQRNAGDIYYINLSQDSFKLGGSSFAQILNKVGDEVPTIKDSKKFKNAFNAIQTMIKKDMIVAGHDVASGGLITTLLEMCFADVNLSADLDLSGLAETDSAKLLFNENCGIVFQASNDMAEQFLKEVGVACFKIGKVAPGTSLKIQNNDDSFEFDIPKLRDKWYQTSFLLDEKQSGKDKAAERYHNYKEQPLEFKFPAHFTGALPEINSDKPKIKAAIIREKGSNSEREMARAMHLAGFDVKDVHMTDLITGRETLEDIKFIAAVGGFSNSDVLGSAKGWAGAFLYNEKAKKALDDFFAKDDTLSLGVCNGCQLFIELGLINPNHDQKPKMLHNESHKFECNFTSVEIQKNNSVMLSSLAGSKLGIWAAHGEGKFSFPYEEEKYQIVGKYGYEGYPANPNGSHYNTAMLTDDSGRHLVMMPHLERSTFPWNWAYYPKDRNDAVSPWLEAFVNARKWLEKK; from the coding sequence ATGATCCTTTTCTTCGGAAACCAACTTACGAAAGTTTATGCGGTAGAAACGCATTCTGAACTTTCGGCTCAGGAAATTAGTAAGCTTAACTGGCTTTTCGGAAATACTCAACAAATCAATAAATCTGCGCTGGCAGATTTTTTTGTTGGTCCGCGTGCCGCCATGATCACTCCCTGGAGTACCAATGCCGTGGAAATCACCCAAAATATGGGTATTCACGGTATCATTCGTATCGAGGAATTTATGCGCGTGGATGAACATTTTCACGATTTTGACCCGATGCTTTCCCAGAAGTATAAGAAACTGGATCAGGATATTTTTGATATCCATATCAATCCCGACCCCATCAAAGAGATTGACAATATTGCGGAATATAACCTGCAGGAAGGCCTCGCGCTGAATGACGAAGAAGTAAAATACCTCGAATCTCTTTCTGAAAAACTGGGAAGAAAATTAACCGATTCTGAAGTCTTCGGCTTTTCACAGGTGAATTCGGAACATTGCCGCCATAAGATCTTCAACGGCACTTTTGTGATCGACGGAAAAGAAAAGCCGCAATCGCTTTTCAAAATGATCAGGAAAACTTCGGAAGCACATCCCAATGAGATCGTTTCTGCCTACCGTGATAACGTTGCTTTTATCAAAGGTCCCAAACTGGAACAATTCGCACCAAAATCGGCTGATATTCCAGATTATTATCAGAACACCGAATTTGATTCGGTTATTTCTTTAAAAGCTGAAACCCACAATTTCCCGACAACTGTAGAACCTTTCAATGGTGCTGCCACAGGAAGCGGTGGTGAAATTCGTGATCGGCTTGCAGGTGGTAAAGGCTCTTTGCCACTGGCCGGAACTGCAGTTTATATGACGTCTTATTCGCGACTTCAGAAGGATCGTAAATGGGAAAATGGAATGAAGGAAAGAAACTGGTTGTACCAAACGCCGATGAATATCCTTATCAAAGCTTCCAATGGAGCTTCAGATTTTGGAAATAAATTCGGTCAACCGCTTATTTCGGGATCTGTGCTAACCTTCGAACATGAAGAACACGATCGCAAACTGGGATATGACAAAGTCATCATGCTTGCCGGCGGTATTGGCTACGGGAAAGCCGACCAGGCCAAAAAAGATACTCCTCAGAAAAATGATAAAATCGTCATTCTTGGAGGAGAAAATTATCGAATTGGGATGGGTGGTGCTGCTGTATCTTCTGCCGATACAGGAGAATTCAGCAGCGGTATTGAACTAAACGCTATTCAACGTTCCAATCCAGAAATGCAGAAAAGAGCGGCCAATGCCATACGCGGAATGGTGGAAGCTGAAACTAATCCAATCGTTTCCATACATGATCACGGTGCCGGCGGGCACTTAAATTGTCTTAGTGAACTGGTAGAAGAAACCGGTGGAAAAATCGACCTGGACGCCTTGCCCGTAGGAGATCCTACGCTTTCCGCAAAAGAAATCATCGGTAACGAATCTCAGGAACGAATGGGACTGGTAATTGGAGAAGCTGAAATTGCAAAATTGAAACGCATTGCCGATCGCGAACGTTCGCCAATGTATATGGTTGGGAATGTGACCGGCGATCACCGCTTTGTTTTTGAAGGTTCTGAATCTGGTAAAAAACCGATGGATCTCGATCTTTCTGATATGTTCGGAAGTTCTCCGAAAACAATCATGAATGATCAATCAATAGACAGAAAATATCAGCCACTCTCCTATTCTCCTGAAAAAATTCAGGAATACCTGGAGCAGGTCCTTCAATTGGAAGCTGTTGCCTGTAAAGACTGGTTGACCAATAAAGTTGACAGATGCGTTTCCGGACGCGTGGCAAAACAGCAAACTGCCGGGCCGTTGCAACTTCCTCTGAACAACGTGGGAGTTATGGCGCTGGACTACAAAGGAAAAAACGGAGTGGCAACCTCAATTGGTCATTCCCCCGTTTCTGCGTTGGTTGATCCGGTTGCCGGTTCCAGAAATTCAATCGGTGAAGCATTATCCAACATCATTTTTGCTCCTTTAGAAAAAGGAATAAAATCGGTTTCTCTTTCTGCGAACTGGATGTGGCCGTGTAATAATGAAGGTGAAGATGCTCGTTTATATGATGCTGTGGAAGCAGTTTCAGAATTTGCGATTGATCTTGGAATTAATGTGCCTACCGGAAAAGATTCCCTTTCCATGAAGCAGCGCTATAAAGATGGGGAAGTTCTATCACCAGGTACAGTCATTATTTCGGCTACCGGGCATTGCGATGATATTACAAAAGTTATTGAGCCGGTTTTCCAGAGAAACGCCGGAGATATTTACTATATCAATCTTTCACAGGACAGCTTTAAACTGGGTGGATCATCTTTTGCCCAAATTCTGAATAAAGTTGGAGATGAAGTTCCAACAATCAAAGATTCGAAAAAATTCAAGAACGCTTTCAACGCGATCCAAACAATGATCAAGAAGGATATGATCGTTGCTGGACATGATGTGGCCTCTGGAGGGTTGATCACTACCCTGCTGGAAATGTGTTTTGCCGATGTGAACCTTTCAGCAGATCTTGACCTTTCTGGTTTAGCAGAAACAGATTCAGCAAAATTGTTGTTTAATGAAAACTGCGGAATCGTTTTTCAGGCTTCAAATGACATGGCTGAACAATTTCTGAAAGAAGTAGGCGTAGCATGTTTTAAAATCGGAAAAGTAGCGCCGGGCACTTCCTTAAAGATTCAGAATAATGACGATTCATTCGAATTTGATATTCCGAAGTTGAGAGACAAGTGGTATCAAACCTCTTTCCTGCTTGATGAAAAACAAAGCGGAAAGGATAAAGCTGCTGAGCGTTACCATAACTATAAAGAACAGCCGTTAGAATTTAAATTTCCTGCTCATTTCACTGGAGCATTACCAGAAATCAATTCAGACAAACCGAAGATCAAAGCAGCGATCATTCGCGAAAAAGGTTCAAATTCTGAAAGGGAAATGGCCAGAGCCATGCACCTTGCCGGTTTTGATGTAAAAGATGTTCATATGACCGATCTGATCACCGGTCGCGAAACACTGGAAGATATCAAATTCATTGCTGCCGTTGGAGGATTCTCCAATTCTGATGTTTTGGGAAGCGCTAAAGGTTGGGCCGGCGCATTCCTATATAATGAAAAAGCGAAAAAAGCACTGGACGATTTTTTTGCCAAAGATGATACGTTATCGCTTGGGGTTTGTAATGGTTGCCAGCTTTTCATTGAATTGGGATTGATCAATCCCAATCATGATCAGAAACCAAAGATGCTCCATAACGAATCGCATAAATTCGAATGTAACTTCACTTCCGTAGAAATTCAGAAGAATAATTCGGTCATGTTATCTTCTCTGGCAGGATCAAAACTGGGAATTTGGGCAGCACACGGCGAGGGAAAATTCAGTTTTCCGTATGAGGAAGAAAAATACCAGATCGTTGGAAAATATGGCTACGAAGGCTACCCTGCCAACCCAAATGGTTCGCACTACAACACCGCAATGCTGACCGATGATTCCGGAAGACACCTCGTCATGATGCCTCATTTAGAGCGTTCTACCTTCCCATGGAACTGGGCTTATTACCCAAAAGATCGCAACGACGCGGTTTCTCCATGGCTGGAAGCATTTGTAAATGCCCGAAAATGGCTGGAGAAAAAATAG
- a CDS encoding four helix bundle protein, translating into MNYFRDLKVWQKSIQLSNLIYSATKEFPKEEIYGLTSQIRRSSVSISSNIAEGCGRESKKEFKNFLGIALGSAFELETQMIIALNQNFLDKIEFDEFEKEIQHIQNMIIKLQSTL; encoded by the coding sequence ATGAATTACTTCAGAGATTTAAAAGTTTGGCAGAAATCAATTCAATTAAGCAATCTGATTTATTCTGCAACCAAAGAATTTCCAAAAGAAGAAATCTATGGATTAACATCTCAGATAAGAAGATCTTCAGTTTCAATATCTTCAAATATAGCTGAAGGTTGCGGTAGAGAGTCGAAAAAAGAATTTAAAAATTTTCTTGGAATAGCTTTGGGATCAGCTTTTGAATTAGAAACTCAAATGATCATTGCGCTGAACCAAAACTTCTTAGATAAAATTGAGTTTGATGAATTTGAAAAAGAGATTCAGCATATTCAAAATATGATTATCAAATTACAATCAACCCTTTAG
- a CDS encoding MarR family winged helix-turn-helix transcriptional regulator has translation MKEKTIDYVLRATWMGVSKMYNEEAGKAGSTMATGFALLSIDPENGTPSTSLGPKMGMEATSLSRILKTMEEKGLIIRKRNPNDGRSVLIHLTDFGKEMRDYSKRVVLRFDEAVKENVSEEDLKTFIEVANTIMDLISDKKIYTEEIQVNTNNN, from the coding sequence ATGAAAGAAAAGACGATCGATTACGTACTGCGTGCCACGTGGATGGGCGTTTCCAAAATGTATAATGAGGAAGCCGGGAAAGCCGGTAGTACGATGGCAACAGGTTTTGCTCTTTTGAGCATCGATCCTGAAAACGGAACCCCTTCTACTTCGCTCGGCCCCAAAATGGGTATGGAAGCCACCAGTCTTTCCAGAATCCTAAAAACTATGGAAGAAAAAGGTCTGATTATTAGGAAGCGAAATCCTAATGACGGGCGGAGCGTATTGATTCATCTTACTGATTTTGGTAAGGAAATGCGGGATTATTCCAAACGTGTGGTGCTTCGGTTTGACGAGGCGGTGAAAGAAAATGTTTCCGAAGAGGACCTGAAAACCTTTATTGAGGTTGCCAATACGATTATGGATCTTATTTCAGATAAAAAGATCTATACCGAAGAAATTCAAGTGAATACAAATAACAATTAA
- a CDS encoding acetyl-CoA C-acyltransferase, with translation MKRTAYIVKAYRTAVGKAPRGVFRFKRPDELAAETIEYMMDKLPEFDKKRIDDVIVGNAMPEAEQGLNVGRLISLMGLNTVEVPGMTVNRYCASGLETIAIASAKIQSGMADCIIAGGAESMSYIPMGGYKPVPDYKVAKEGHEDYYWGMGLTAEAVAKKYNVSREDQDEFAFNSHQKAIKAQAEDRFQDQIVPIKIDETYVDSDNKKKTRSYTVSKDEGPRKDTSIEVLNKLRPVFEEGGSVTAGNSSQMSDGAAFVMVMSEEMVKVLNVEPIARLVSYSAVGVEPRIMGIGPVYAIPEAVKKAGIKQDDLQLIELNEAFASQSLAVIRELGLDKDRLNVNGGAISMGHPLGCTGAKLSVQIFDEMRKRNLQNKYAMVTMCVGTGQGAAGVYEFLN, from the coding sequence ATGAAAAGAACTGCATATATAGTCAAAGCATACAGAACCGCGGTGGGAAAAGCGCCACGAGGAGTATTTCGCTTTAAGCGTCCTGACGAACTGGCTGCAGAAACCATCGAATATATGATGGATAAGCTGCCTGAATTTGACAAAAAACGAATCGACGATGTAATCGTTGGTAACGCGATGCCTGAAGCGGAACAGGGACTGAACGTTGGCCGTTTGATCTCTTTGATGGGCTTGAACACTGTTGAAGTTCCAGGAATGACCGTAAACCGCTACTGCGCTTCCGGTTTGGAAACGATCGCTATAGCATCGGCTAAAATCCAGTCTGGAATGGCTGATTGTATTATTGCTGGCGGTGCGGAATCTATGAGTTACATTCCAATGGGAGGTTACAAACCGGTTCCAGATTACAAAGTAGCGAAGGAAGGTCACGAAGACTATTACTGGGGTATGGGTTTAACTGCGGAAGCAGTGGCCAAGAAATATAATGTTTCGCGTGAAGACCAAGATGAATTCGCATTCAATTCGCATCAAAAAGCGATTAAAGCTCAGGCTGAAGATCGTTTTCAGGATCAGATCGTTCCGATTAAGATCGATGAGACCTATGTAGATAGCGACAATAAAAAGAAAACCAGATCGTATACGGTGAGCAAAGATGAAGGTCCGCGTAAGGACACTTCCATCGAAGTTTTGAATAAACTACGCCCTGTATTTGAGGAAGGTGGAAGCGTAACTGCAGGTAACTCTTCTCAGATGAGTGATGGAGCCGCTTTTGTGATGGTCATGAGTGAAGAAATGGTGAAAGTACTGAATGTTGAACCAATTGCCAGGCTAGTCTCCTACTCTGCTGTTGGTGTAGAACCAAGAATCATGGGGATCGGACCAGTTTATGCAATTCCTGAAGCTGTTAAAAAAGCTGGAATAAAGCAGGATGACCTGCAGTTAATTGAGTTGAACGAAGCCTTCGCCTCTCAGTCATTGGCTGTAATCCGTGAACTTGGACTTGATAAGGATCGACTAAATGTGAATGGTGGAGCAATTTCAATGGGTCATCCTCTTGGATGTACCGGGGCTAAATTGTCGGTTCAGATCTTTGACGAAATGAGAAAACGAAATCTTCAGAATAAATATGCGATGGTAACCATGTGTGTTGGTACGGGACAGGGTGCTGCCGGAGTTTATGAATTCCTTAATTAG
- a CDS encoding DUF4377 domain-containing protein, whose product MYLLSNVFIVIFFQLNIRFWLGMMLIFLAQTCSIQGLEENTGTEQIRINHYKQSAFGMEPMLVMLVQAGDDIGSGRWENFYDNIAGFDYESGYIYQLKVRKKKVKNPPQDASSVQFTLVKVISKEAVNPDEHFTIKLKWENTNFAIADANGQYSLLSEYDIDCNSLCDALTNALDHNEEVTGTFIHGQDGSLILKSID is encoded by the coding sequence TTGTATCTTTTATCAAATGTTTTCATCGTGATTTTCTTCCAACTAAATATCCGTTTCTGGCTAGGGATGATGTTGATATTTCTAGCTCAAACTTGTTCGATCCAGGGTCTCGAAGAAAATACTGGTACGGAACAGATACGGATCAATCACTACAAGCAATCTGCTTTTGGAATGGAGCCAATGCTGGTAATGCTGGTACAGGCAGGGGATGACATAGGTTCCGGCCGGTGGGAAAACTTTTATGATAATATAGCGGGCTTCGATTACGAGTCTGGATATATTTATCAGTTAAAAGTGAGAAAGAAAAAGGTAAAAAATCCACCACAGGATGCCAGTTCTGTACAATTTACATTGGTAAAGGTTATATCAAAAGAGGCGGTGAATCCTGATGAACATTTTACTATCAAATTAAAATGGGAGAATACCAATTTTGCTATCGCTGATGCAAATGGGCAATACTCATTATTATCGGAATATGATATTGACTGCAATTCACTTTGTGACGCACTCACCAATGCACTGGATCATAATGAAGAGGTTACTGGCACTTTCATCCATGGCCAGGATGGCAGCCTTATCTTAAAATCTATTGATTGA
- a CDS encoding AMP-dependent synthetase/ligase, with amino-acid sequence MNEIKRLFDFPYFQLENHPLNTALATKYDGKWEKLSTKQYIDKANTLSRGLLRLGVQPNDKIAVISSTNRNEWSILDIGVLQIGAQNVPIYPTISEEDYEYVLNHSGASICFVSDTEVLEKVQSIRNNTQLKEVYSFDQISSCPNWSEVLQQGEDKSNQDEVEKLKKSVKAEDLATLIYTSGTTGRPKGVMLSHENIVSNVLGSAPRVPFETGTYVALSFLPVCHIFERMILYLYQYYAVSIYFAESIDKISDNLKEVKPHVITAVPRLLEKVYDKIIAKGTALEGIKKNLFFWAVELGHEYEPYGANGWWYELKLKIARKLIFSKWKEGLGNNIELIVSGSAALQPRLARVFAAAGIPVMEGYGLTETSPVIAVNDERDHGFRIGTVGKVLHNVEVKIAEDGEIMAKGPNVMKGYFKDQEKTDEVLDADGFFHTGDIGELDKDGFLKITDRKKEMFKTSGGKYVAPQLIENTMKQSRFIEQIMVVGEGEKMPAALIQPNFEFIEDWARRKNIDLGDGSQKDIANNKMVHNRIQEEIDFYNQKFGKWERVKTFAMTPEVWSVEEGHLTPTMKLKRRNVRDRYKDLYEGLYGR; translated from the coding sequence ATGAACGAGATTAAGAGACTTTTTGATTTCCCCTATTTTCAATTAGAAAATCATCCTTTAAATACTGCTTTAGCTACGAAATACGACGGAAAGTGGGAGAAGCTTTCCACGAAACAATATATAGACAAAGCCAATACCTTAAGTCGGGGTTTACTGCGTTTAGGAGTTCAGCCCAACGACAAGATTGCTGTGATCTCCTCCACCAACCGCAACGAATGGAGCATCCTGGACATCGGTGTTTTACAGATCGGTGCTCAAAATGTTCCTATTTATCCAACTATTTCCGAAGAAGATTATGAATATGTGCTGAACCATAGCGGCGCAAGCATTTGTTTTGTTTCTGATACGGAAGTACTGGAGAAAGTCCAGAGCATTCGGAATAATACACAGTTGAAGGAAGTTTACAGCTTTGACCAAATTTCTTCATGTCCCAACTGGAGTGAAGTGCTGCAGCAGGGAGAAGATAAAAGCAACCAGGATGAAGTAGAAAAACTGAAAAAAAGCGTCAAAGCTGAAGATCTTGCCACGCTTATCTACACTTCCGGAACAACCGGAAGGCCTAAAGGCGTGATGCTGAGCCATGAAAATATCGTAAGCAATGTTTTGGGAAGCGCGCCACGGGTGCCATTTGAAACGGGTACGTATGTTGCCCTAAGCTTCCTGCCCGTTTGCCACATATTTGAACGCATGATCCTCTATCTATACCAGTACTACGCGGTTTCGATCTATTTTGCGGAATCTATCGATAAGATCAGTGATAACCTGAAAGAAGTAAAACCACACGTGATCACGGCAGTACCGAGATTGCTGGAAAAGGTATACGACAAGATCATAGCCAAGGGAACAGCTTTGGAAGGGATTAAGAAGAACCTCTTTTTCTGGGCTGTGGAACTGGGTCACGAATACGAACCATACGGAGCTAATGGTTGGTGGTACGAATTGAAGCTGAAAATTGCCAGGAAACTGATTTTCTCCAAGTGGAAAGAAGGACTTGGAAATAATATTGAATTAATAGTCTCCGGAAGTGCTGCCCTGCAGCCCCGACTGGCGAGAGTATTTGCAGCTGCAGGAATCCCGGTTATGGAAGGTTACGGCTTAACCGAAACCTCTCCTGTAATTGCGGTGAATGACGAGCGCGATCACGGTTTCCGAATTGGGACTGTTGGAAAGGTACTCCATAATGTGGAAGTGAAAATCGCCGAAGATGGTGAGATCATGGCTAAAGGACCTAACGTAATGAAAGGTTATTTCAAAGACCAGGAAAAGACAGATGAAGTTCTGGATGCCGATGGATTTTTCCATACCGGTGACATCGGAGAATTAGATAAGGATGGCTTCCTCAAGATCACAGACCGTAAAAAAGAAATGTTCAAAACATCTGGCGGGAAGTACGTAGCCCCACAATTGATCGAAAATACGATGAAACAGTCTCGTTTTATCGAACAGATCATGGTGGTTGGTGAAGGTGAGAAAATGCCAGCCGCTCTTATTCAGCCTAATTTTGAATTTATTGAAGATTGGGCCAGAAGGAAGAATATTGACCTCGGAGATGGAAGCCAAAAGGATATAGCCAATAACAAAATGGTTCATAACAGGATCCAGGAAGAAATTGATTTCTACAACCAGAAATTCGGAAAATGGGAACGGGTAAAGACCTTTGCTATGACTCCCGAAGTCTGGAGCGTGGAAGAAGGTCATCTTACACCCACCATGAAACTAAAAAGACGGAATGTAAGAGATCGCTATAAAGACCTGTACGAAGGACTTTATGGACGTTAA